A region of Polyodon spathula isolate WHYD16114869_AA chromosome 4, ASM1765450v1, whole genome shotgun sequence DNA encodes the following proteins:
- the scxa gene encoding basic helix-loop-helix transcription factor scleraxis yields MSFAMLRSAPGRFLYSEISMLSEDEDGGSESSGSDDKSFLLEGPGYEIKVGGKRKSGNRRVTQQIVVGETRQRNAANARERDRTNSVNTAFTALRTMIPTEPADRKLSKIETLRLASSYISHLGNVLLVGEACGDGQPCHTTSSYYQHSSPGRDSDGSQPKHICTFCLSNQRKMSKDRDRKTALRS; encoded by the exons ATGTCCTTTGCGATGCTGCGCTCTGCCCCCGGCAGGTTCCTCTACTCTGAGATCAGCATGCTCTCCGAGGACGAGGACGGTGGCAGCGAGAGCTCGGGCTCCGACGACAAGTCCTTCCTGCTGGAGGGCCCTGGCTACGAGATCAAGGTGGGAGGCAAACGGAAATCAGGCAACCGGAGGGTCACCCAGCAGATTGTAGTGGGAGAAACGCGGCAGAGGAACGCGGCAAACGCCCGTGAGCGAGACCGCACCAACAGCGTGAACACGGCCTTCACTGCGCTCAGGACCATGATCCCCACAGAGCCCGCCGACCGCAAGCTCTCCAAGATCGAGACCCTGCGCCTGGCCTCCAGCTACATCTCTCACCTGGGCAACGTGCTGCTGGTGGGGGAGGCGTGCGGAGACGGGCAGCCCTGCCACACAACCTCCTCATACTACCAGCACAGCAGCCCCGGCAGGGACAGCGATGGCTCCCAGCCCAAACACATCTGCACCTTCTGTCTCAGCAACCAGAGGAAAATG agcaaaGATAGAGACAGAAAAACAGCCTTACGAAGTTAA